The segment TCCGCCTTAAGCCAGGGGGCCTCGAGGCCCTAGCCCACGAGCTCCTTCACCTGGCCCGCCAAGCGGAGAGGGCCGCCGCCAAGGCGGGGTAAGCGCTTGTCTAAAACCCCCACCCCTGCCACCATGAGGGCATGGGAGAGATCCGGGTGGGTACCGCCAGCTGGACGGACGAAACCCTCCTCGCCTCCGGGTGGTATCCTCCCGAGGTACGCCACCATCCCGAGAAGCGCCTCCGCTACTATGCGGAGCACTTTGACACCGTGGAGGTGGACAGCACCTTCTACGCCCTACCCCGGCGGGAGGTGGTGGAGAAATGGGCCGAGAGGACCCCAGCGGGCTTTCTCTTCCACGTGAAGGCATTTTCCGCCTTTACCGGACATGGCCTCGACGCCGCCACCCTTCCCAAGGACCTTCGCTCCCTTCTCCCCAAAACGGAAGGCCACCTGGCCCAACGGGAAATCCCCCAAGAGGTTCTAGAGGAAGCCTGGAACCGGTTCTTCGCCGCCATCACCCCCTTAAGGGAGGCCGGCAAGCTGGGGTACCTGCACTTCGGCCTTCCGCCCTGGACCGAACCCAAGCCCCGCAGCTTTCGCTACCTGGAGCACCTGGCAGAAAGGACCCAGGGCTACTGGGTGGCGGTGGAGTTTCGCAACCCCAGGTGGTACGTGGCCTGGGGATTCGTGAGGAAGGAATTGGAGCGGCTCGGCCTCATCCACGTGAGCGTGGATGCCCCACCCCATCCCGAGGCCCCACCCCGGGTCCTGGAACCCACCCATCCCGTGGCGGTGCTCCGATGCCATGGAAGAAACGCGGAGTCCTGGAAAGGCCCCCACCAGAAGCCCTACGAGCGCTTCAACTGGCGTTACTCAGAGGAGGAGCTTCAAGACCTGGCCCAAGCCACCCTGACCCTTGCGGAGAAGGCCGAGACGGTTTTCGTCATCTTTAACAACAACTACGGCACCCAGGGCGTGGAGGCAGCCATGGGGCTTAAAGGCCTCCTGGGCCTAGGGCCTCCTCCCTGGGCCAAGAAACTGCTTTAACCCCTGGTGTTTCATGCTACCTTGAGGGGGATGGCGCGCCCTCCCCTGTCCGAGGCCCAGGAGGACTACCTGAAGCAGCTTTTCCTCCTGGAGGCGGAGCGGCAAGGCCCGGTGCCCACCCAGGCGCTTGCCGAGCGCTTGGGGGTTAAGCCCCCTTCGGTCACGGAGATGCTCAAAAAGCTCACCGCCTTGGGCTTGGTGGAGCATGCCCCTTACCAGGGGGCCCGGCTCACCGAGGCCGGGCGGCGGATCGCCCTGGAGGTCTTAAGGCACCACCGGCTCCTCGAGGCCTACCTGCACCAGGCCCTCGGCTACGGTTGGGAAGAGGTCCACCAGGAAGCGGAACGGCTGGAACACGTGATCAGCGAGGCCTTTGAGGAAAGGATCGCCGAGCTCTTAGGCCACCCTCCCTTTGACCCCCACGGGGACCCCATCCCCACCAAGGACCTGGCCCTGCCGGAAGCCCCAGCCCTCCCCCTCTCCCAGGCCCCCTTGGGGAAGGCCCGGGTGGTGCGGGCCCTGGCCCAGGACCGGGGCACCCTCAACCTCCTGGCCAAGCTGGGCCTGGTTCCCGGAAAGGTCCTGAGGGTGGTGGAGAAAGGGGACGGGGTGGGCATCGAAATGGCCGGGGAGGTCTTCCGCCTTCCCGAGGAGCTGGCCCAGGCCGTTGGGGTGGAGGCCCTTCAGGAAAGGGCCCCGTAAACCAGGGTGCGGAAGGCCAGGCCAAGCCGCTGCCCAAGCCGGGAATAGAGAGTCTTTTCCGGCTCCAGCACGGAAAGGAGATTGGGGGCCTGGGTGAAAAGCAAGGCACTCAGTTCTAGGGCGGGATCCGCCAGGAAGTAGGTGCCGGCAAACCCCCACCAGTAGAAGTCCCCGGGGCTTCCCGGAGCCAGACCCCCAGGGCCCAAACGCACCGCCACCCCCAGGCCGAAGCCGTAACCCGGGCCTGGGGTGTACTCCAAGCCCCGCCGCAACCCGGCTTCGTAAAGGGGACCCAGATGGTCCTGGGTCATGAGGCGGCACAGGCTCGGATGCAACACACCCCGGCCCGTGCGTAGGGCCTCCAGGAACCGCAGGTAGTCCCAGGCTGTGCTCACCCCGCCCAGGCCCCCCGCATACCGGGGGGGCTCCGCTTCCACGGGGATGAGGCGGATGGACCTGCCCGTTTCCGGGTCCTGGGGAAAGGGCTTTGCCAGACGGGTGGGATCCCTGGCCCAAAAACCCGAGTCCCGCATCCCCAAGGGGGCGAACACCCGTTCCTCCAAGAGCTCCGCCAGGCTCCTCCCCGCAAGCACCTCCAAAAGATGTCCAAGCACATCGGTGGAAAGCCCATACTCAAAGGCCTCTCCCGGCTGAAAGCGCAGGGGCAAAGCGGCCAGGCGCTCAAGAAACTCCTCCCGGGAAAGGTCAAACCGGTCCACCCCCGCCTCCAGGTAGAGCCGTTTCACCGGGGAGCGGAAGAAGACCCCGTAGGTGAAGCCCGCCGTGTGGCGCAGGAGGTCGTAGACGGTGAGGGGACGCCTAAGGGGCTCTGGCACCACCTCCTCCCCTACCTCCCGCCCCACCTTGAGTCTGGCAAACTCCGGCAGGTATTTCTCCACCGGGTCCAGAAGGGAAAGGCTGCCCTCCTCCACGAAGATGAGGGCCAGGGCGGAAACCCATGGCTTGGTCATGGAGTAGATGCGGAAAAGGGCGTCCTCCCGCATGGGAAGAGCCTTTTCCGGGCCCATATGCCCTCCCATGCCCTGGTAGACCACCTCTCCCCCCCGGGCCACCAGGGCCACGTATCCGGGAAGAAGGCCCTCAGCCACCTGCCTATTCAAAAAACCATCCAGCCGGGAAAAATTCATGGTGCCCCCTTGGAAACCGAGCCCCCCTACCCTCAGGCGGGAGCAGCCCCCACCGTTCTACCCCCGTCCACGAAGAGGACCTGGCCGGTGATGAAGCTGGACTCATCGGAAACAAGGAACAAGGCGGCGTAGGCCACCTCCATGGGCTGGCCGGCACGGCCCAAGGGGGTAGCGGCGATGGCCTTCTCCCGCACCCTCTCCGGCACCTTAGCCGTCATCCGGGTCTCGATGAACCCCGGGGCCAGGGCGTTCACCCGGATCCCGTACCGCCCAAGCTCCAGGGCCAGGGTGCGGGTAAGCCCCACCACCCCCGCCTTGGAAGCCGCATAGTTGGCCTGCCCCAGGTTGCCCAGGTACACCCGGGAACTGGTGAGCACAATGGAACCAGGGTTCCGCTCCCGCATGGCCTCGCTGGCCGCCTTGGCCACCAGGAAGCTCCCCGTGAGGTTCACCCGGATCACGACCTCCCAGTCCTCCAGGGGCATCTTCCAGTGGAAGTTGTCCCGGGTAATGCCCGCATAGTGCACCACCCCGTCCAGGCGGCCCATGGCCTGAAGGGCCTCCCGGAACCCCCTCTCCACCGAAGCAGGGTCGGCCACGTCCATGGGAAGGGCCAAGGCCCCCGTGGCCGCTGCCGCCTCCTTTAAGGGCCCTTCCTCTAGGTCGCAGGCCACCAGCCTGGCGCCCTCCCGGGCGAAAAGCTCCAGGGTAGCCCGGCCGATCCCGTGGGCCGCCCCCGTGATCAGCACCACCTTGTTCTTTAGCCGCATCCGCCACCTCCTGTGTCTGGCGACCGAACGGTCGGTAAGTTCACCCTACCCCGTGGCGGTGTTTCCGTCAAGGACTTCTTCGCCTCACCCCAGCCGCCAGGCGTAGTAAGGGGTTTCCACAAAGGCCGGAGGCCCTCCCAGATACACCCTAAGCCCCGGAAAGATCAGGGTTTCCCCTTCCCACTCAAAGGCCAAGGGGTCCACCGGCAAAGGGTAGTGGAGAACCCCTTCCCGGGGCAGGCCAAGCCGCAAGCGCTCAGGCAGGGAAAGCTGACCCACCAGGAGGTAACGGGCTCTCTTGGGTCCGGATTCCGTGTAAAAGGCCACCTCCTCCCCAAGGTCCAGGAGGAAAGCCCGGCCCCGGATGTAGAGCCTAGCCCTATCCGTCCAGGTAGACATGGGGCCTCCCCATGAGGTGGGCCACCCGCACCCCTGTACCGTAGAGGTTTTGCAGAAGGGTTTCTGTGAGCACCGCTTCCGGCCTTCCTTCCGCCAAAAGCCGTCCCCCTTTCAACACCGCCACCCGTCCGGCCAAAGCCGCCTGGTTGGGGTCGTGAAGGACGGAAAGAATCCCCATTCCCTTGACAACCAGGTTTTGGAAGAGGGCCAGAAGGCCACCCTGGTATTCCAGGTCCAGGAAGGTGGTGGGTTCGTCCAGAAGGAGGTAGCGGGGCCTAGCCGCCAGGGCCCGGGCCAGAAGAACCCGCTGGCGCTCCCCGCCGGAAAGGCTACCCAGGTACCTGCCCCGGAAACGGGAAGCCCCAGTAACCTCCAAAGCCCACTCCACCGCTTCCGCATCCTCCCGCCTCTCCCGCCCCCAAAGGCCCAGGTGGGGAAGCCTTCCTAAGCGCACCACCTCCTCCACCAAGAGCCCCTCCGGGTAAAGGCCTCCCTGGGGCAGGTAGGCGAGGAGGCGGCCCCGGGCATAGCTTCCATGGGCCGGAAGGGGCTTTCCCTCCAGAAAGACCTCTCCCGCCCTGGGCCGGAGGAGCCCCGCCATCACCCTTAGGAGGGTGCTCTTCCCCGATCCATTGGGGCCCAAAAGGGCCACCCACTCCCCTGGCCTTACGGTCAGGTCCACCCCCAAAAGGGCATAGGGCCCCACGATTCCCTTGGCCTCAAGCCCTTCCACGCCGCCTCCACATCAGGTAGAGGAAGAATGGCCCCCCAAGAAGCGTGGTCACCACCCCCACGGGAAGCTCCGCCGGCCGGGTAAGGGTGCGGGCCAGGAGGTCCGCCACGGTTAGGAGGACCGCCCCTCCTAGGGCGGAAGCGGGAAGAAGCAGGCGGTAATCCTCCCCCAAGAGACGCCGGAGGAGGTGGGGGTGATGAGGCCCACGAAGCCGATGATCCCTGCCTGGGCCACGGCGGCGGCCACCAAGAGGCTCGCCGCCAGGAGGAGGAGGAGTTTCAGGCCCTCGAGGGGTAGCCCCATACTCCGGGCCACCTCCTCCCCCAGCTGGAGGGCGTTCAACACCCGCCCCAGAAGCAACAGCGGGGGAAGGGCCAGAAGGAAAAAAAGGACCATGGCCTTCACCGAAGGCCAGCCCATGAAGGCCAGGTTGCCCAGGGTGTAGGCGAAGACCGCCCGCACCCGGTCGGCATCCTGGAGCATCAGGTAGGTGGTGGCCCCGGTGAGCACGCTCCCCACCACCACCCCCGCCAGGACCAGCTCCCCTGTCCGGGCCGCTCCCCCTGCCAGCACCAGGGTGAGGAAGGTGGCGGAGAGGGCCCCGAGGAACCCGAAGAGGGTGGCGGAAAGGGGCAGGCTTTGGAAGATGGCGTGCTGGGCAAAGGCGGGGGCCAGGCCCCCCAGCAAGCTGGCCAGAAGGGTCACGGCGAAGGCTGCCCCCGCCGCGGAGCCCATGAGGTAGGGGTCGGCCAGGGGATTGCGGAATAACCCCTGGAAGCTGGCCCCCGCCACCCCCAAGGCCGCCCCCACCAGCATCCCTCCCAGCACCCGGGGCAGGCGCATTTCGGTGACGATGGGGTTGGCCTCGAGGCCCAAAAGAGCCCGCACCACCTCCCCTGGGGAAAGGGCCACCGCCCCCAGGCCCACCCCTAGGAGCAGGGCCAGGACAAGGAGCCCCACGAGCCAAAGGAAGACCAGACTCCGCTTGAGGGCCAGGGGAAGGGCCTGGACCATGGCCTAGCGCCCGTGGAAGCAGTCCACCAGGAGCCTAAGCCCCTGGGCCACCCGGGGACCTGGGCGGGAGAGGAGGCTATCCTGACCCCCGGTAAACACGCAGATGCGCCCTGTCTGCACCGCCTTCACCCGGCTCCAGCCCGGCCTGGCCCGGATGGTTTCCAGGGCACCCGGGTAGGTGGCCACGATCACCTCGGGGTTCTTCTCCACCACGAACTCCGGGGCGATCTTGGGGAAAAGGCCCAGCTCCTTGGGAATGATGTTCACCCCCCGGGCCTTTTGGATCAGAACCCCGATGAAGCTCTCCGGACCCACGGTGTAGGGGGTGGGGTCGATCTCGTAGTAAACCCGGGGCCGGGTCTTGGCCTTGGCCGCACGGGACTCCTCCTGGTACACCTCCCGCTGAATCTGGGCCACCAGGCGCTCCGCCTGGGCCTCGAGGCCAAGAAGCTTCCCCAGGGTGCGGGTGGTGCGGAAGATATCCTCGTAGGTCTCGGTGCGCACCGCATACACCGTTAGGCCCGCCCGCTCCAGGGTTTCGTACAAACGCCCGTACTTGGAAACCAAAACCAGGTCCGGTTTCAAGGAAACGATGAGCTCGGGGTTGGGGTTGTAAAGCCCCCCCGCCTTGGGCAGGCGCTTGACGCTTTCCGGCCAGTCGGAAAAATCGTCGGTGGCCACGAGGCGGTCGCAAGCCCCTAGGGCGCAGACCGTTTCCGTCGCCGAGGGCAACAGGGTGACGATCCGTTTGGGCGGCGCCTTGACGGTGACCGTGCGCCCCAGGTCGTCGGTGAGGGTTAGGGGAAAAGCGAAGGCCAGAGCGAAAAGAACCGAAAGAACCGCCAGAACTCTCCTCATGCCTACCTCCCTAAAGCCGCTAGGGCCAGGCCCGGGGGAGGTAGGGAAAACCCCTGCCGGAAAGCGGCAGGGGCGCAAATGGCTTTGCAAACCCCCATCGCTCCCCCATCCGCGTGAGGTGCCCGCCTCGGGGTCTGGCGGGCGGCCCTGGCAGGTATTCGGGCTTCCGGCCTGGGAAGCTTAAGCCCAAAGCGTGGCCGGTTACCGTTGCGGGACAGCGCCGGACTTGCACCGGACTTCCCCACTTTAAGCCTGGACTACGCGCCCAGGCACCAGGGCAACGGACCTGGCTTTGAGGCCCTAGCGAGCCTTAAGGCCAGGCTAAGCCTAACGGGGCAAAAAGGCAAGGGCTTGACACGTCCGGGGACGGGTGATTTACTTAGTCCCGAGAACGAACTAAAGGGGCAAGGGAAAGGAGCTGGGATGCGCAAAGGGGACACGCAGGAAATCCGCAGGCTCAACCGCCGGGCCATCCTGGCCCACCTGAGGCGGGGCCCCCTTACCCGCGCGGACCTTTCCCGGCTTACCGGTTTAGCTAAAAGCGCGGTAAGCCGCCTGGTGGATGAGCTTTTACAGGAGGGCCTTCTGGAGGAAGGGGCCTTTACCTCTCCCCCCGTGGGCCGGCCCGGCACCCTCTTGCACCTGCGCCCTGGCGCCCGCTTTGCCCTAGGCGCGGAACTGGGGGTGGAGGAAACCGTCCTTCTGGCCCTGGACTGGCGGGGGGAGGTTCTATGGGCCAAGGAATGGAGCCACCCCCGGGAGGCCGGTCCCAAGGAACGCCTGGAACGGCTTCTGCAGGAGGTTCTTCCCCATGTACCGGGGCCCTTGGGCCTGGGGTTCACCCTGCCTGGGGTGGTGGTGGAGGACCGGCTCCTCCTGGCCCCCAACCTGGGCTGGAAAAACCTAGACCTCCGGCCCCTGCTCTCCCACTTTCCCCTGCCCACGGCCTTGGAAAACGATGCCAAGGCCTCGGCCCTGTCCGAGGTCTTCTTTCACGGAGAGGCCAACCTCGCCTACCTGGTGCTCAGCACGGGCCTGGGAATCGGGGTGGTATCGGATAGCCGGATCCTGCGGGGAGCGGGTGGAGCCGCTGGGGAGCTGGGCCATTGGCTCGGCCAGGGGCACAAGCCCTGCGCTTGCGGCCGGGTGGGGTGTTTAGAAACCGAACTAGGCCTTGGTGCCCTCTTGGAGCATTACCGGTTCCTGGGTGGAAAGACAGGGGACCTCGAGGCCCTGCTCCAGCAGGCCAAGCAGGGGGAGGCTTTGGCCCTCGAGGCCATCCACCACTTGGGCGAGGCCTTGGGCCGCTTCCTGGCCAACCTGGCTGTGGCCTATGACCCGGCCCGGGTGGTCATAGGGGGCAAGGCAGCCGAATTTTTCCCCTACCTGGAGCAACCCTTGCGCCAGTCCTTGGCGGCCCATGCCTTCCTGGAAGCCCATCGTTCCTTGCCCGTGCAACCTTCCCTTTATGGTCACCTGGCCCCGGCGGTGGGAGGGGCCAGTCTCTTTTTGGTGAGGTTTTTCGAGCTGGGCGGCCTGTGGGCGGAAAGCCCACGTCGCAATGGAGGTAGATATGAGGAAGTGGCTTTTGGCGATCGGCGTGGCCCTGGGGCTTAGCGCCCTGGCCCAGACGGGCAAGCTGGAGATCTTCTCCTGGTGGGCAGGGGACGAAGGTCCCGCTCTGGAGGCCCTCATCCGGCTCTACAAGCAGAAGTACCCGGGCGTGGAGGTGATCAACGCCACCGTAACCGGCGGGGCAGGGGTGAACGCCAAGGCAGTCCTGAAGACCCGCATGCTGGGCGGTGACCCGCCCGACACCTTCCAGGTGCACGCCGGACAGGAACTCATCGGCACCTGGGTGGTGGCCGAGCGCATGGAGGACCTCACCAGCCTCTTCCGGCAGGAGGGTTGGCTCCAAGCCTTCCCCAAGGGCCTCATCGACCTCCTTTCTTACAAGGGGGGCATCTGGAGCGTGCCCGTCAACATCCACCGCTCCAACGTCATGTGGTACATCCCCGCCAAGCTGAAGGAATGGGGCGTGGCCCCGCCCAAGACCTGGGCGGAGTTCCTCGCCACCTGCCAGACCTTGAAGCGGAAGGGCCTCGAGGCGCCCCTGGCCCTGGGCGAGAACTGGACCCAGCAGCACCTTTGGGAAAGCGTGGCCCTGGCCACCTTGGGCGCGGACGGCTGGGCCAACCTCTGGAGCGGCAAGCTGAAGTTCACCGACCCCAAGGCGGTGGCCGTATGGGAAACCTTCGGCAAGGTGCTGGACTGCGCCAACAAGGACGCCGCAGGGCTTTCCTGGCAGCAGGCGGTGGACCGGGTAGTCCAGGGCCAGGCCGCTTTCAACATCATGGGCGACTGGGCCGCCGGCTACATGAGCACCACCTTGAAGCTCAAGCCTGGCACGGACTTTGCCTGGGTCCCCTCCCCCGGCACCTCCGGGATCTTCATGATGCTCTCCGACTCCTTTGGCCTGCCCAAGGGAGCCAAGAACCGGCAAAACGCCCTCAACTGGCTTAAGCTGGTGGGCTCCAAGGAAGGGCAGGACGCCTTCAACCCCCTGAAGGGCTCCATCGCTGCAAGGCTGGACTCCGACCCCGCCAAGTACAACGCCTACGGCCAGTCGGCCATGAAGGACTGGAAGACGAACCGCATCGTGGGCTCTTTGGTGCATGGGGCGGTGGCACCCGAAAGCTTCATGAGCCAGTTCGGCACGGTGATGGAGATCTTCTTGCAGAGCAAGAACCCGCAAGCGGCGGCCAACGCTGCCCAGGCCATCGCCAACCAGGTGGGCTTGGGCCGTTAGAACCCCTCGGTCCGTGGGGGCTAAAGCCCCCACGGACTTTTCCCGAAAGGCTTTATGCGCGACCGGATCACGGCCTTTTTGGTCCTCCTTCCCTCCTTGGCGGCGGTGGGCATCT is part of the Thermus caldilimi genome and harbors:
- a CDS encoding ABC transporter substrate-binding protein; the encoded protein is MRRVLAVLSVLFALAFAFPLTLTDDLGRTVTVKAPPKRIVTLLPSATETVCALGACDRLVATDDFSDWPESVKRLPKAGGLYNPNPELIVSLKPDLVLVSKYGRLYETLERAGLTVYAVRTETYEDIFRTTRTLGKLLGLEAQAERLVAQIQREVYQEESRAAKAKTRPRVYYEIDPTPYTVGPESFIGVLIQKARGVNIIPKELGLFPKIAPEFVVEKNPEVIVATYPGALETIRARPGWSRVKAVQTGRICVFTGGQDSLLSRPGPRVAQGLRLLVDCFHGR
- a CDS encoding serine hydrolase domain-containing protein — its product is MNFSRLDGFLNRQVAEGLLPGYVALVARGGEVVYQGMGGHMGPEKALPMREDALFRIYSMTKPWVSALALIFVEEGSLSLLDPVEKYLPEFARLKVGREVGEEVVPEPLRRPLTVYDLLRHTAGFTYGVFFRSPVKRLYLEAGVDRFDLSREEFLERLAALPLRFQPGEAFEYGLSTDVLGHLLEVLAGRSLAELLEERVFAPLGMRDSGFWARDPTRLAKPFPQDPETGRSIRLIPVEAEPPRYAGGLGGVSTAWDYLRFLEALRTGRGVLHPSLCRLMTQDHLGPLYEAGLRRGLEYTPGPGYGFGLGVAVRLGPGGLAPGSPGDFYWWGFAGTYFLADPALELSALLFTQAPNLLSVLEPEKTLYSRLGQRLGLAFRTLVYGALS
- a CDS encoding SDR family oxidoreductase produces the protein MRLKNKVVLITGAAHGIGRATLELFAREGARLVACDLEEGPLKEAAAATGALALPMDVADPASVERGFREALQAMGRLDGVVHYAGITRDNFHWKMPLEDWEVVIRVNLTGSFLVAKAASEAMRERNPGSIVLTSSRVYLGNLGQANYAASKAGVVGLTRTLALELGRYGIRVNALAPGFIETRMTAKVPERVREKAIAATPLGRAGQPMEVAYAALFLVSDESSFITGQVLFVDGGRTVGAAPA
- a CDS encoding ROK family transcriptional regulator, producing the protein MRKGDTQEIRRLNRRAILAHLRRGPLTRADLSRLTGLAKSAVSRLVDELLQEGLLEEGAFTSPPVGRPGTLLHLRPGARFALGAELGVEETVLLALDWRGEVLWAKEWSHPREAGPKERLERLLQEVLPHVPGPLGLGFTLPGVVVEDRLLLAPNLGWKNLDLRPLLSHFPLPTALENDAKASALSEVFFHGEANLAYLVLSTGLGIGVVSDSRILRGAGGAAGELGHWLGQGHKPCACGRVGCLETELGLGALLEHYRFLGGKTGDLEALLQQAKQGEALALEAIHHLGEALGRFLANLAVAYDPARVVIGGKAAEFFPYLEQPLRQSLAAHAFLEAHRSLPVQPSLYGHLAPAVGGASLFLVRFFELGGLWAESPRRNGGRYEEVAFGDRRGPGA
- a CDS encoding DUF72 domain-containing protein; the encoded protein is MGEIRVGTASWTDETLLASGWYPPEVRHHPEKRLRYYAEHFDTVEVDSTFYALPRREVVEKWAERTPAGFLFHVKAFSAFTGHGLDAATLPKDLRSLLPKTEGHLAQREIPQEVLEEAWNRFFAAITPLREAGKLGYLHFGLPPWTEPKPRSFRYLEHLAERTQGYWVAVEFRNPRWYVAWGFVRKELERLGLIHVSVDAPPHPEAPPRVLEPTHPVAVLRCHGRNAESWKGPHQKPYERFNWRYSEEELQDLAQATLTLAEKAETVFVIFNNNYGTQGVEAAMGLKGLLGLGPPPWAKKLL
- the mntR gene encoding manganese-dependent transcriptional regulator MntR; protein product: MARPPLSEAQEDYLKQLFLLEAERQGPVPTQALAERLGVKPPSVTEMLKKLTALGLVEHAPYQGARLTEAGRRIALEVLRHHRLLEAYLHQALGYGWEEVHQEAERLEHVISEAFEERIAELLGHPPFDPHGDPIPTKDLALPEAPALPLSQAPLGKARVVRALAQDRGTLNLLAKLGLVPGKVLRVVEKGDGVGIEMAGEVFRLPEELAQAVGVEALQERAP
- a CDS encoding ABC transporter substrate-binding protein; the encoded protein is MRKWLLAIGVALGLSALAQTGKLEIFSWWAGDEGPALEALIRLYKQKYPGVEVINATVTGGAGVNAKAVLKTRMLGGDPPDTFQVHAGQELIGTWVVAERMEDLTSLFRQEGWLQAFPKGLIDLLSYKGGIWSVPVNIHRSNVMWYIPAKLKEWGVAPPKTWAEFLATCQTLKRKGLEAPLALGENWTQQHLWESVALATLGADGWANLWSGKLKFTDPKAVAVWETFGKVLDCANKDAAGLSWQQAVDRVVQGQAAFNIMGDWAAGYMSTTLKLKPGTDFAWVPSPGTSGIFMMLSDSFGLPKGAKNRQNALNWLKLVGSKEGQDAFNPLKGSIAARLDSDPAKYNAYGQSAMKDWKTNRIVGSLVHGAVAPESFMSQFGTVMEIFLQSKNPQAAANAAQAIANQVGLGR